A region from the Rheinheimera mangrovi genome encodes:
- a CDS encoding glycosyltransferase family 29 protein yields MFSPFRQKPEYQALRIELRNRRTFRSKNRQLLRQGCYNLTTVWRHRLLYLHTGQLRDYVDYLSCRRAFGYPVTPRQHNKLMRYTLFPFPFRWFQAMYGIRAFRYQHLANLSDGSPDWRRRQQLNMQELSNTFIQRVQRAKSIIVVGNSASLNSSNSGSFIDSHELVFRFNHCFAQPIAEQTTGKKISYWVIAPDCQTPLRLTPEQCCVLSGPEILDWIKSTKALQHLTGQNSTVQIPLAIWRELVVQLGAPPSSGLLILHWLFTLVTDKSVIQRIGFSAPEQFDQEHYHSILPAHKGSARHHWNMEWKLQETWFQSQLRLE; encoded by the coding sequence ATGTTTAGTCCGTTTCGTCAAAAGCCAGAGTACCAAGCCTTACGCATTGAATTGCGAAACCGCCGTACCTTCAGAAGCAAAAACCGGCAATTGCTGCGTCAAGGCTGCTATAACCTGACCACAGTCTGGCGCCATCGCCTGTTGTACTTGCATACTGGCCAACTGAGGGATTATGTAGACTACTTGTCATGTCGCAGGGCTTTCGGCTATCCGGTTACGCCAAGGCAACACAACAAACTAATGCGCTACACCTTATTTCCCTTCCCATTTCGCTGGTTTCAGGCCATGTATGGGATAAGAGCCTTCCGCTACCAACATCTTGCCAACTTGTCTGACGGAAGCCCCGACTGGCGTAGGCGGCAACAACTTAACATGCAAGAGCTGAGCAACACTTTTATACAACGCGTTCAGCGCGCCAAAAGCATCATTGTGGTAGGCAACTCCGCCAGTTTAAACAGCTCCAACTCTGGCAGCTTTATCGACAGTCATGAATTAGTTTTCAGATTTAATCACTGTTTTGCTCAACCCATAGCTGAGCAGACCACAGGTAAAAAAATCTCCTACTGGGTAATAGCGCCAGATTGCCAGACGCCATTACGACTGACTCCCGAACAGTGCTGTGTGCTGTCAGGCCCGGAAATATTAGACTGGATAAAAAGCACAAAAGCACTACAACACTTAACCGGGCAAAACAGCACAGTGCAAATCCCACTAGCCATTTGGCGCGAATTGGTCGTACAACTTGGCGCTCCGCCAAGTTCAGGCTTGCTTATACTGCATTGGCTATTTACACTTGTTACGGATAAAAGCGTTATTCAACGAATTGGATTCTCAGCACCTGAGCAGTTTGACCAGGAACACTACCACAGCATATTACCAGCGCATAAAGGATCAGCGCGGCATCATTGGAACATGGAATGGAAACTACAAGAAACGTGGTTTCAAAGTCAGCTTAGATTAGAGTAG
- a CDS encoding capsular polysaccharide biosynthesis protein: protein MDYKIAKLTNHLSESGTVLSVSRTIAKIPGLSAFIGAPVLCSLASLFERNNATAVLAWGRKSTARRAELLAKILTLPLLRLEDGFLRSTGLGHTQPYSMVLDDIGIYYDASLPSRLELQIQQELNDSERERAKRLQQLWRVSRVSKYNHAPELCNVEQPFVLVVDQTWGDASVHYGLGSATSFSLMLEQALQLYPQHKVVVKVHPDVVAGKKRGYFALEDLRANSRIVVLAHDVHPPALLEKAAAVFTVTSQLGFEALLWGCTVHCFGMPFYAGWGLTHDYLPAPSRRKAVSLEQLIHAALVDYPRYLDPLQLQPCQAEQLISYLAAVRTELTARQQNAAESFNQTWVAFQMPLWKRRFLQSFLAGKPLQFIEDATKIPADAKVLVWGMKDVSHLNSSQICRVEDGFVRSIGLGAELRSPLSWVIDQSGIYYDATQASELELQLQNLELTEQQLKRAALLRDYLLTFGVTKYNLTKVQWRRPQRAAPVILVVGQVETDASIRLGSPVVTSNGALLQKVRALYPQHYIVYKPHPDEVAGLRQQSHEAAEFFRYCDEIVADASILSLIEQVDQIHVMTSLAGFEALIRGKEVHCHGMPFYAGWGLTVDYLSCSRRQRLLTVDELIYIALIRYAKYLSPQSGQMAEPEQAIRELSERAKVIKLNGFLQRFRRLMVRTFIGAH from the coding sequence ATGGATTATAAAATAGCTAAACTAACCAATCATTTATCTGAAAGCGGAACTGTATTGTCTGTTTCGCGTACTATCGCAAAAATACCAGGGTTATCGGCATTTATTGGCGCCCCTGTGCTTTGTTCGTTAGCAAGCCTTTTTGAACGTAATAATGCGACGGCAGTACTAGCTTGGGGACGAAAATCTACAGCCAGAAGGGCTGAACTGCTCGCTAAAATACTTACGTTACCCCTATTGCGCCTTGAAGATGGTTTTTTGCGCTCCACTGGCCTCGGTCATACCCAACCTTATTCCATGGTGCTGGATGACATCGGCATTTATTACGACGCTAGCTTGCCTTCCAGGCTTGAACTGCAAATTCAGCAAGAACTGAATGACTCTGAGCGCGAGCGGGCAAAAAGATTGCAGCAGCTTTGGCGGGTAAGTAGGGTATCCAAATACAACCATGCGCCTGAATTGTGTAATGTTGAACAGCCTTTTGTGCTGGTGGTTGACCAGACATGGGGGGACGCATCTGTTCATTACGGGCTAGGCTCTGCAACAAGTTTTTCATTGATGCTGGAGCAGGCGCTGCAGTTGTATCCGCAGCATAAAGTGGTGGTAAAGGTTCATCCCGACGTAGTGGCAGGAAAAAAACGTGGTTATTTTGCGCTTGAGGACCTGCGAGCAAATTCACGTATTGTGGTGCTGGCTCATGATGTTCATCCTCCGGCGCTTCTGGAAAAAGCTGCAGCAGTTTTTACTGTGACATCCCAGCTTGGTTTTGAGGCCTTGTTATGGGGCTGCACTGTTCATTGTTTTGGCATGCCGTTTTACGCTGGTTGGGGGTTGACCCATGACTATTTGCCAGCGCCTTCTCGCCGGAAAGCAGTCAGTTTGGAACAATTGATTCATGCCGCTTTAGTTGATTATCCAAGGTACCTGGATCCCCTTCAGTTGCAACCCTGCCAAGCTGAGCAATTGATCAGTTATTTAGCAGCAGTCAGAACCGAGCTTACTGCCCGGCAACAGAATGCTGCAGAAAGTTTCAACCAAACTTGGGTTGCATTTCAGATGCCGCTTTGGAAGCGCAGGTTTTTACAAAGCTTTTTAGCTGGCAAGCCTTTACAGTTTATTGAGGATGCAACGAAGATCCCTGCGGATGCCAAGGTATTGGTGTGGGGAATGAAGGATGTGTCTCATCTCAATTCCAGCCAGATCTGTAGAGTGGAAGACGGATTTGTGCGATCGATTGGACTTGGAGCTGAACTCCGGTCGCCTTTGTCATGGGTGATTGATCAAAGCGGTATTTATTACGACGCAACTCAGGCTTCCGAACTGGAACTTCAGTTACAAAACCTTGAGTTAACAGAGCAGCAGCTAAAACGGGCAGCATTGCTAAGAGATTATTTGCTGACATTCGGTGTAACAAAATACAATTTAACAAAGGTGCAATGGCGCAGGCCACAAAGGGCGGCCCCGGTGATTTTAGTCGTGGGGCAGGTTGAAACTGATGCGTCAATCCGTTTAGGCAGCCCTGTAGTTACCAGCAATGGGGCTTTGTTACAAAAAGTCAGGGCGCTATATCCCCAGCATTATATTGTTTACAAACCTCACCCTGATGAAGTGGCTGGTTTAAGGCAGCAAAGCCATGAGGCTGCAGAGTTTTTCCGCTATTGCGATGAAATAGTGGCTGATGCCTCTATACTGTCGCTGATCGAACAAGTGGACCAAATTCATGTGATGACCTCTCTTGCTGGCTTTGAAGCCCTGATCCGGGGCAAAGAAGTACATTGTCACGGTATGCCTTTTTATGCAGGTTGGGGGCTGACTGTTGATTATCTAAGTTGCTCCAGACGGCAACGCCTATTGACTGTGGATGAGCTTATTTATATTGCACTGATCCGTTACGCTAAGTATCTTAGCCCGCAGTCTGGACAGATGGCAGAGCCAGAACAAGCGATTAGAGAGCTATCAGAGCGTGCAAAGGTCATTAAACTCAATGGCTTTTTGCAAAGATTCAGGCGTTTGATGGTGCGGACTTTTATCGGTGCTCACTAA
- the wecB gene encoding non-hydrolyzing UDP-N-acetylglucosamine 2-epimerase translates to MIKVLSVFGTRPEAIKMAPLVNLLKQTEGIESKVCVTGQHREMLDQVLKLFNIVPDYDLAIMKAGQDLYDVTTSILLNIKPVLRDFKPDIVLVHGDTSTTFAAALACYYEKTAVGHVEAGLRTGNIYSPWPEEANRKLTGALTKLHFAPTDTSKQNLLNENIDAAGIVVTGNTVIDALHQVVAKIDADADLTKNFEQQFPYGLNGRRLVLVTGHRRESFGGGFEQICAGLKQIAQQFPDTDVVYPVHLNPNVREPVFRLLSDTSNVHLIEPQDYLPFVYLMSRSTVVLTDSGGIQEEAPSLGKPVLVMRDTTERPEAVAAGTVKLVGTDADVIVREVSRLLTDKAYYEQMSFAHNPYGDGKACARIIDTIKATLTVNK, encoded by the coding sequence ATGATTAAAGTGTTGAGTGTGTTTGGTACCAGGCCTGAAGCTATCAAAATGGCCCCTCTGGTCAATTTGCTGAAACAAACTGAAGGTATTGAAAGTAAGGTCTGTGTAACAGGACAACACAGGGAAATGCTGGATCAGGTGTTGAAGCTGTTTAACATTGTGCCGGACTATGATCTGGCAATTATGAAAGCTGGCCAGGATTTATACGACGTGACCACTAGTATTTTGCTGAATATTAAGCCTGTGCTGCGTGATTTTAAACCGGACATAGTGCTGGTGCACGGTGATACCAGCACCACTTTTGCTGCTGCTTTAGCCTGTTACTATGAAAAAACGGCGGTAGGCCATGTAGAAGCAGGGTTGCGCACCGGCAATATCTATAGCCCATGGCCGGAAGAAGCAAACCGCAAATTAACAGGTGCCTTAACAAAACTGCATTTTGCGCCAACTGACACCTCAAAACAAAATCTGCTGAATGAAAACATCGATGCTGCGGGCATTGTTGTCACTGGCAATACAGTGATCGATGCTTTACATCAGGTTGTGGCAAAAATTGACGCCGATGCTGATTTAACAAAAAACTTTGAACAACAGTTCCCATATGGCTTAAATGGCCGTCGCTTGGTGTTAGTGACAGGTCACCGACGTGAAAGTTTTGGTGGTGGCTTTGAGCAAATTTGCGCCGGCCTGAAACAAATCGCTCAGCAATTCCCAGACACTGATGTGGTTTACCCAGTGCACTTAAATCCTAATGTACGTGAACCTGTATTCCGTTTGCTAAGTGACACATCCAATGTGCATTTAATAGAGCCGCAGGACTATTTGCCTTTTGTATATCTGATGAGCCGCAGCACAGTGGTGCTTACGGACTCGGGCGGTATACAGGAAGAAGCGCCGTCTCTGGGGAAGCCAGTGCTTGTTATGCGCGATACCACCGAGCGTCCTGAAGCTGTTGCTGCCGGTACAGTTAAATTGGTTGGAACAGATGCGGATGTGATAGTGCGCGAAGTCAGCCGCTTGTTAACGGACAAAGCCTACTATGAACAAATGAGTTTCGCCCATAACCCTTATGGTGATGGCAAGGCTTGTGCACGTATTATTGATACGATTAAGGCAACGCTGACAGTTAACAAATAA
- a CDS encoding polysaccharide biosynthesis/export family protein translates to MLKGLKACFIAAFFTALPVCAVTPSPAMIAQFQKLPPAEQQRLAKQYGVTLPAGMGGASKNQQAESEVLVPQQQKVAFDEMALAQVEPKESDPSKQRFGLNMFNSQVSTFAPVDNGPVPDNYRLGPDDIILLQLFGKQSAEHELLISRTGEVNLPEIGPLTVSGLSLKQASALIISRVKEAMIGVDATVSMGKLRTINVMVAGEAKTPGMYAVSAMTTVTQTLYVAGGVSDIGSLRDIQVKRAGQTVGHFDLYNLLLRGDSSADVQLQHGDVVFIAPMSASVEVAGAVKRPALYEVKSGETIDQLLAMAGGASAGAYPQSVVLERFNSYNLRDLLNLDLTNKVNRQMALRDGDVLRLPETSPRIENVVTIAGAAVRPGHYSWQQGMKVNDLIKSFWADLHMTADLDYALVVREINKAGDVKVLQFSLANSINDANSSDNLLLKPRDLVLVFNHANEFTHRDAINAYLREKLIERNSLNEDMRWAGTEDLSTVGFNNLLLDANQQKQSANAAGKSGSIAGQSIVDRAQADSSGAQLTEGGRTQLREAVSQNALPEIMSDVMKRLYHDKELLALSASFNRTELLYPLLAKLKAQSRSGQTVNVVRVGGEVRVPGEYPLAENAKVKQLVSAAGGVTDAAYLGRAELTRAVSVDAHSNGVQVENIAVDLQGALAGSNDIALQSRDRLNVFPIPDWNIDNTIEIRGEVKFPGRYTIQRGEMLSDIIARAGGLSRNAFTQGVVYTRESVKERERLQLKKLIEQLRADIASKSLSEQGMTTSPQDALLMIGQIENQPPVGRLVLDMPAILAGEPEADIQVENGDLFYIPRMDSTVSIVGEVQHASSHRYKAGLTVDDYLALAGGLRKRADSERVYVIKANGSVVIPQQNGWFAVKSETLEPGDTIIVPVDTEYKDSLSIWTAVTQIFFQSAVAIAAINSF, encoded by the coding sequence GTGCTTAAAGGTTTAAAAGCTTGTTTTATTGCTGCTTTTTTTACAGCGTTGCCTGTATGTGCAGTGACGCCTTCGCCAGCTATGATAGCTCAATTTCAAAAACTTCCACCAGCAGAACAACAGCGATTAGCGAAGCAGTACGGTGTAACTTTGCCCGCTGGAATGGGCGGGGCTTCAAAGAACCAACAAGCTGAGTCAGAAGTATTAGTGCCGCAGCAACAAAAGGTTGCTTTTGACGAGATGGCCCTGGCACAAGTTGAACCTAAAGAAAGCGACCCGTCAAAACAGCGTTTTGGCCTGAATATGTTTAATTCGCAGGTCAGTACTTTTGCACCTGTGGACAATGGCCCTGTTCCTGACAATTATCGTCTGGGTCCTGACGACATTATTTTATTACAATTATTTGGTAAACAAAGTGCTGAGCATGAATTGCTCATCAGTCGCACTGGTGAAGTGAATCTGCCAGAAATTGGCCCTTTAACAGTTTCTGGTTTAAGTCTGAAGCAAGCTTCTGCGTTGATTATCTCCAGAGTAAAAGAAGCAATGATAGGTGTAGATGCAACCGTAAGTATGGGCAAGCTGAGAACTATTAACGTGATGGTCGCAGGCGAGGCAAAAACACCAGGCATGTACGCTGTATCTGCAATGACAACGGTAACTCAAACTCTATATGTTGCAGGTGGTGTCTCTGATATCGGCAGCTTACGGGATATTCAGGTAAAACGTGCAGGTCAGACGGTGGGGCACTTTGACTTATATAACCTGTTATTACGCGGTGATAGCTCTGCTGATGTGCAACTTCAGCATGGCGATGTAGTCTTTATTGCTCCAATGAGTGCTTCTGTTGAAGTAGCAGGTGCAGTAAAACGCCCGGCGCTGTATGAAGTAAAATCGGGCGAAACTATTGACCAACTGCTTGCTATGGCAGGAGGGGCCAGCGCAGGCGCTTATCCACAGTCTGTAGTGTTAGAGCGCTTTAATAGCTATAACTTACGTGATTTATTAAATCTTGATTTAACCAATAAAGTAAATAGACAAATGGCACTGCGTGACGGTGACGTTCTGCGTTTACCTGAAACTTCGCCACGTATTGAGAATGTGGTAACTATTGCAGGCGCTGCGGTACGTCCAGGCCATTATTCCTGGCAGCAAGGGATGAAAGTAAATGATTTAATCAAATCATTCTGGGCTGATTTGCATATGACAGCTGATCTTGACTACGCATTAGTTGTCCGGGAAATTAATAAAGCTGGTGATGTAAAAGTACTGCAGTTTAGTCTTGCAAACTCCATCAATGATGCCAACAGTTCAGACAACCTGTTATTGAAACCACGCGATTTAGTACTGGTATTCAACCACGCCAATGAATTTACTCATCGAGACGCCATTAACGCTTATTTACGTGAAAAGCTGATTGAACGGAACAGTCTGAATGAGGATATGCGTTGGGCTGGTACTGAAGATTTGTCCACAGTGGGTTTTAACAATTTGCTGCTTGATGCAAACCAGCAGAAACAGAGTGCTAACGCTGCTGGCAAATCAGGATCAATTGCAGGGCAGAGTATTGTCGATAGAGCGCAAGCAGATAGCTCTGGTGCACAGTTAACCGAAGGTGGCCGCACACAGCTTAGGGAAGCCGTTAGCCAAAATGCACTGCCGGAAATCATGAGTGATGTGATGAAACGTTTGTATCATGACAAAGAGCTGCTTGCATTGTCTGCCAGTTTTAACAGAACAGAGCTGTTGTATCCACTTTTAGCTAAGTTAAAAGCACAATCACGCAGCGGCCAAACTGTCAATGTTGTTCGGGTTGGCGGCGAAGTAAGGGTTCCAGGCGAATATCCACTGGCTGAAAACGCAAAAGTAAAACAACTTGTTTCTGCTGCAGGTGGTGTAACAGACGCTGCCTATTTAGGCCGGGCAGAATTAACACGGGCAGTGAGTGTTGATGCGCATAGCAATGGCGTGCAGGTAGAAAACATCGCTGTGGATCTGCAGGGTGCCTTAGCAGGCTCCAATGATATTGCACTACAAAGCCGTGACCGATTAAACGTATTCCCAATTCCAGATTGGAATATTGATAACACCATCGAAATTCGTGGGGAAGTGAAATTCCCAGGTCGTTATACCATTCAACGTGGCGAAATGTTGTCTGACATTATCGCCCGAGCTGGTGGCTTAAGTCGTAACGCTTTTACGCAAGGCGTAGTCTACACCCGCGAAAGTGTGAAAGAGCGCGAGCGTTTACAACTGAAAAAGTTAATTGAACAGTTGCGTGCCGACATCGCCAGTAAAAGTCTCTCAGAGCAGGGCATGACGACATCGCCACAAGACGCCCTGTTAATGATCGGTCAAATTGAAAATCAACCTCCTGTAGGCCGGTTAGTATTGGATATGCCAGCCATTTTGGCCGGTGAGCCAGAAGCCGATATTCAGGTAGAGAATGGCGATTTATTTTATATCCCAAGAATGGATAGCACCGTCTCTATAGTGGGTGAAGTGCAGCATGCTAGCAGCCACAGATACAAAGCAGGGCTCACCGTTGACGATTATCTGGCATTGGCTGGTGGTTTAAGAAAACGAGCTGACTCTGAGCGTGTTTACGTGATTAAAGCCAACGGTTCAGTGGTAATTCCACAGCAAAATGGTTGGTTCGCAGTTAAATCCGAAACTCTGGAACCTGGTGACACTATTATTGTTCCAGTGGATACTGAATATAAAGATAGCTTGTCAATATGGACAGCAGTAACACAAATATTCTTTCAATCAGCTGTAGCTATCGCAGCCATTAACTCATTTTAA
- a CDS encoding Wzz/FepE/Etk N-terminal domain-containing protein → MTEIKGLVAPEETDLKEYLVQILRYKYLIFGISISFALVVAIGSLFLPNVYRAETILAPVADNSALKVPGQLGSLAALAGVNLGGLDGGGKSVLALELLKSRDFIIRFIDQHKLLVPLMAAKGWDQNQDKVIIDADEYNEESKIWVRDVKAPIKPEPSMQEAYEEFKDIFAVSQDKMTSMVKISIEHVSPNVARDWVLLLTKDINNEMKQRDLIEAEQSIRYLNEQIAQTNISEIKTMLFSLVEEQTKTIMLANVRDEYVFKTIDPPLAPEKKIKPARALLVVLGFLLGFFLTAFFVIFRMSMRTEKSA, encoded by the coding sequence ATGACCGAAATTAAAGGTCTGGTTGCACCAGAAGAAACCGACTTGAAAGAATATTTGGTTCAAATATTACGTTATAAATACTTAATTTTTGGTATATCGATTAGTTTTGCCCTTGTTGTAGCTATTGGTTCTTTATTTTTGCCTAACGTTTATCGGGCAGAGACTATATTAGCACCTGTAGCAGATAATAGTGCCTTAAAAGTTCCTGGCCAATTAGGCAGTCTTGCGGCTCTTGCCGGCGTAAATTTAGGCGGCTTAGATGGAGGTGGAAAGTCAGTGCTGGCGCTCGAACTACTGAAATCCCGTGATTTTATTATTCGTTTTATTGATCAGCATAAATTACTTGTCCCTCTTATGGCGGCGAAAGGTTGGGATCAGAATCAGGATAAAGTCATTATAGACGCTGACGAGTACAACGAAGAGAGCAAGATTTGGGTTCGTGATGTGAAAGCCCCTATTAAGCCTGAGCCTTCAATGCAGGAAGCTTATGAAGAGTTCAAAGATATATTTGCGGTCAGTCAGGATAAAATGACTAGTATGGTGAAAATATCCATCGAACATGTGTCTCCAAATGTTGCTCGAGATTGGGTTTTGCTTTTGACTAAAGACATTAACAATGAAATGAAGCAACGTGATTTAATTGAAGCAGAACAAAGTATCCGCTACCTCAATGAACAAATTGCGCAAACGAATATATCTGAGATTAAGACAATGTTGTTTTCATTGGTAGAAGAACAAACCAAAACGATAATGTTGGCAAATGTGCGTGATGAGTATGTGTTCAAAACTATAGATCCTCCGCTTGCTCCAGAGAAAAAAATTAAGCCAGCCAGAGCATTATTGGTTGTATTAGGCTTTTTGTTGGGATTCTTTCTAACGGCTTTTTTTGTGATTTTTCGCATGTCCATGAGAACTGAAAAGTCTGCTTAA
- the wecC gene encoding UDP-N-acetyl-D-mannosamine dehydrogenase — protein MFKSVSVIGLGYIGLPTAAVFATHNIKVIGVDVNQKAVDTINAGKIHIVEPELDVAVHAAVKAGYLTATTIPQKADAFIVAVPTPFKGENHEPDLSYIESAARAIAPVLEHGNLVILESTSPVGATEQMAAWLAECRPDLSFPQSAGIASDIRVAHCPERVLPGQVMRELLENDRVIGGMTPACSEAAVALYNTFVQGECVVTNARTAEMAKLTENSFRDVNIAFANELSLICDDLEINVWELIRLANRHPRVKILQPGPGVGGHCIAVDPWFIVSKSPQLARLIRTAREVNDSKPVWVLDQVKQKVADYLIANPEKTVKELTIACYGLAFKPDIDDLRESPALEISKQLSAIYPNCVWVEPNIDELPEKLASNSLVSLEHALTNANVHLLLVDHKDFKQVRPNGLVIDTKGIWL, from the coding sequence ATGTTTAAGTCTGTTTCCGTTATTGGCTTGGGTTATATTGGCCTGCCTACTGCAGCAGTGTTTGCCACTCACAACATTAAAGTTATTGGCGTTGATGTGAACCAGAAAGCGGTAGATACGATTAATGCGGGTAAAATTCATATCGTAGAACCTGAGTTGGATGTCGCTGTTCATGCCGCTGTTAAGGCAGGTTATTTGACTGCAACTACAATACCGCAAAAAGCGGATGCTTTTATTGTGGCTGTTCCTACGCCATTTAAAGGCGAAAATCATGAACCTGATTTGAGTTATATAGAATCTGCTGCCAGAGCTATTGCTCCCGTTCTTGAACATGGAAATTTGGTTATTCTCGAATCTACTTCACCAGTAGGTGCAACTGAACAAATGGCTGCCTGGCTTGCAGAATGCAGACCTGATTTAAGTTTTCCTCAGTCAGCTGGTATTGCTTCAGATATCAGGGTTGCACATTGTCCTGAACGTGTATTGCCAGGGCAAGTCATGAGAGAACTATTGGAAAATGACCGTGTGATTGGTGGAATGACGCCTGCTTGCTCTGAGGCCGCTGTTGCTTTGTATAACACTTTTGTTCAAGGTGAGTGTGTAGTTACAAATGCTCGTACCGCCGAGATGGCTAAGTTAACAGAAAATAGTTTCAGAGACGTAAATATCGCTTTTGCCAATGAACTGTCCTTGATTTGCGATGATTTGGAAATCAATGTTTGGGAGTTGATCCGTTTAGCGAACAGACATCCAAGGGTGAAAATTTTGCAACCAGGGCCCGGCGTTGGAGGCCATTGTATTGCTGTTGACCCTTGGTTTATCGTCAGTAAATCACCGCAACTAGCCAGATTGATCAGAACGGCGCGCGAAGTTAACGATAGCAAGCCTGTTTGGGTGTTGGATCAAGTGAAACAAAAGGTTGCAGACTATCTTATTGCAAACCCTGAAAAAACAGTGAAAGAACTGACCATTGCCTGTTACGGATTGGCGTTTAAACCTGACATCGACGATTTACGTGAAAGCCCGGCGCTTGAAATTTCAAAACAGCTTTCAGCTATTTATCCGAATTGCGTTTGGGTAGAACCAAACATTGACGAGTTGCCGGAAAAGCTTGCATCAAACTCGTTAGTCAGTCTTGAGCATGCGCTTACTAATGCCAATGTACATCTGTTACTGGTGGACCATAAAGACTTTAAACAAGTAAGACCTAATGGTTTGGTTATTGATACGAAGGGGATTTGGTTGTGA
- the rfbB gene encoding dTDP-glucose 4,6-dehydratase, which yields MKILVTGGAGFIGSAVVRHIIQNTNCSVINVDKLTYAGNLSSIAQVSESDRYCFEQVDVCDSKELSRVFAEHQPDAVMHLAAESHVDRSIDGPSAFIETNIVGTYTLLEVARVYWKGLSEVRQATFRFHHISTDEVYGDLHGTDDLFTETTPYAPSSPYSASKASSDHLVRAWHRTYGLPVVVTNCSNNYGPYHFPEKLIPLIILNALAGKPLPVYGKGNQIRDWLYVEDHARALYHVVTKGEVGETYNIGGHNEKQNIEVVHSICDLLEELQPEKPLGMKHYRELITFVTDRPGHDLRYAIDASKIKNCLGWTPDETFESGLRKTVQWYLQNSAWWQAVLDGSYKLERLGQGEVS from the coding sequence GTGAAAATATTGGTAACAGGCGGCGCAGGCTTTATTGGTTCAGCAGTAGTTCGCCATATTATTCAAAATACAAACTGCAGCGTGATCAATGTTGATAAGCTAACATATGCTGGAAATCTGTCATCTATCGCGCAGGTGAGCGAATCTGATCGGTATTGCTTCGAACAAGTAGACGTTTGTGATTCAAAAGAATTATCCAGAGTCTTTGCAGAACATCAACCTGATGCTGTGATGCATTTGGCGGCAGAAAGCCATGTAGACCGTTCCATCGATGGACCCTCAGCCTTTATCGAAACTAACATTGTAGGGACTTACACTTTGCTGGAAGTAGCCCGAGTTTATTGGAAAGGGTTATCTGAGGTTCGTCAAGCCACATTCAGATTTCACCATATTTCAACAGATGAAGTTTATGGCGATTTACACGGTACTGATGACTTGTTTACCGAGACTACGCCTTACGCCCCAAGCAGCCCTTATTCTGCCAGCAAAGCAAGTAGTGATCACCTGGTGAGAGCGTGGCATCGAACTTATGGCTTGCCTGTTGTGGTTACTAATTGTTCGAATAACTATGGTCCTTACCATTTCCCTGAAAAACTGATACCGCTAATTATCCTCAATGCTTTGGCTGGAAAGCCATTACCAGTGTACGGCAAGGGAAATCAAATCAGGGATTGGTTGTACGTCGAAGATCATGCTCGCGCTTTGTACCATGTTGTGACAAAAGGTGAAGTTGGCGAAACCTACAATATTGGTGGCCACAATGAGAAACAAAATATTGAAGTTGTGCATAGTATTTGCGACCTACTAGAAGAATTACAGCCTGAAAAGCCATTGGGAATGAAACATTACAGAGAGTTAATTACCTTTGTTACCGACCGTCCTGGCCATGATCTAAGGTATGCAATTGACGCCTCTAAAATTAAAAATTGTTTAGGCTGGACACCAGATGAGACTTTTGAGAGCGGTCTTCGTAAAACTGTCCAATGGTATCTTCAGAATTCAGCCTGGTGGCAAGCTGTGTTAGATGGTTCATATAAATTGGAACGCTTAGGACAAGGGGAGGTGAGCTGA